A window from Aquabacterium sp. NJ1 encodes these proteins:
- a CDS encoding HlyD family secretion protein, translating into MTHDKFIQSIAGLLLLGLLSACKPEGPVPFSGYAEADLIYIAPSGGGVLQDLHVQRGDHVTQGTALFQVDASAETYNRQAAMAQQNRANAQLADLSKGRRREEIAAIQAQLVQARAARDTSTAQLKRQRELIRQGFVSAAQMDELQATQTRDAARVKELEAQLALAREASRPDTIQAAKAEVQAARAQVSQSAWAETQKARSAPVNAIVFDVLYRQGEWVAPGAPVVALLPDHGVKVRFFVPQADLAKASVGKVVQYQCDGCSPGQARISYISPQAEFTPPVIYSNESKDKLVFMIEATPQGGQASPLKPGQPLTVRFAS; encoded by the coding sequence ATGACCCATGACAAGTTCATCCAGTCCATCGCTGGCCTGCTCCTGCTTGGCCTGCTGTCGGCATGCAAGCCCGAAGGCCCCGTGCCGTTCTCTGGCTACGCGGAGGCCGATCTCATCTACATCGCGCCATCGGGCGGCGGTGTTTTGCAGGATCTGCACGTGCAACGCGGGGACCACGTCACCCAAGGCACGGCGCTGTTTCAGGTCGATGCCAGCGCAGAGACGTACAACCGGCAAGCCGCCATGGCCCAGCAAAACCGCGCCAACGCCCAGTTGGCCGACCTCAGCAAGGGGCGAAGGCGCGAGGAAATCGCCGCCATCCAGGCGCAACTGGTTCAGGCCAGGGCTGCGCGTGACACGTCCACCGCACAGCTCAAGCGCCAACGCGAACTCATACGCCAGGGTTTCGTATCCGCCGCCCAGATGGACGAACTGCAAGCCACGCAGACCCGTGATGCCGCACGCGTGAAAGAACTGGAAGCGCAACTGGCACTCGCACGCGAAGCTTCACGCCCCGACACCATCCAGGCGGCCAAGGCCGAGGTACAGGCGGCACGCGCCCAGGTTTCGCAGTCCGCCTGGGCCGAAACGCAGAAGGCCCGCAGCGCGCCGGTCAACGCCATCGTGTTCGACGTGCTGTACCGCCAGGGCGAATGGGTGGCCCCGGGCGCCCCGGTGGTGGCCCTGCTGCCTGACCACGGCGTCAAGGTCCGCTTCTTCGTGCCTCAAGCTGATCTGGCCAAGGCGAGTGTCGGCAAGGTCGTCCAGTACCAATGCGACGGTTGCAGCCCAGGCCAGGCCCGCATCAGCTACATCTCCCCGCAGGCGGAGTTCACCCCACCGGTGATCTACAGCAACGAAAGCAAGGACAAACTGGTCTTCATGATCGAAGCCACGCCGCAGGGTGGCCAGGCCTCGCCACTCAAACCCGGCCAGCCACTGACCGTGCGCTTTGCCTCATGA
- a CDS encoding ABC transporter ATP-binding protein — protein MNSATDLAIDVRGLSKQFDGRTVVDGIDIQVRRGEICGFLGPNGSGKTTTIRMLCGLLQPSAGQGHCLGFDLLSQSRQIKLRTGYMTQKFGLYEDLSIEENLRFIAEVYDMPKEGELVRQTLERLGLYERRAQLAGSLSGGWKQRLALAACLLHEPELLLLDEPTAGVDPKARRDFWHQIHLLAAEGLTVLVSTHYMDEAERCHRLAYISYGKLLTAGTTQEVIADSMLQTWEVTGPQLDRIISLTAEHPHWMAVPFGSEIHVSSTEGQDFGDWLTSVAPGHPWQVRSIPTGLEDVFIHLSRHAQDNF, from the coding sequence ATGAACAGCGCAACCGACCTCGCCATCGATGTGCGTGGCCTGAGCAAGCAGTTTGATGGCCGCACCGTGGTGGACGGCATCGACATCCAGGTACGCCGCGGCGAGATCTGCGGTTTCCTGGGCCCCAACGGCAGCGGCAAGACCACCACCATCCGCATGCTGTGCGGCCTGCTGCAACCCAGCGCCGGCCAGGGCCACTGCCTGGGCTTCGACCTGCTCAGCCAGTCGCGCCAGATCAAGCTGCGCACCGGCTACATGACGCAGAAATTCGGCCTGTACGAAGACCTGTCGATCGAAGAAAACCTGCGTTTCATCGCCGAGGTGTACGACATGCCCAAGGAAGGCGAGCTGGTCCGCCAGACGCTGGAGCGGCTGGGCCTGTACGAGCGACGCGCGCAACTGGCCGGCTCCTTGTCTGGCGGCTGGAAGCAGCGGCTGGCGCTCGCCGCCTGCCTGCTGCATGAGCCCGAGTTGTTGCTGCTTGATGAACCGACCGCCGGCGTGGACCCCAAAGCCCGCCGCGACTTCTGGCACCAGATCCACCTGCTGGCCGCAGAGGGCCTGACCGTGCTGGTCAGCACACACTACATGGACGAGGCCGAGCGCTGCCACCGCCTGGCCTACATCTCCTACGGCAAGCTGCTCACCGCTGGCACGACCCAAGAGGTGATCGCCGACTCGATGCTGCAGACCTGGGAGGTGACCGGGCCGCAACTGGACCGCATCATCAGCCTGACAGCCGAGCACCCGCACTGGATGGCCGTGCCCTTTGGCAGCGAGATCCATGTCAGCAGCACCGAAGGCCAGGACTTCGGCGACTGGCTGACCAGCGTCGCGCCCGGGCACCCCTGGCAGGTTCGCAGCATCCCCACCGGCCTTGAAGACGTCTTCATCCACCTGAGCCGCCATGCACAAGACAATTTCTGA
- a CDS encoding ABC transporter permease, translating to MHKTISDKALSWRRVWAVLRKEFVQLKRDRLTLAMLIGIPLIQLILFGYAINGDPKHLPTVIAATDNGPLSRSVIRAIENTGYFDIQAVVSETEAERQISEGLVQFAIVLPSDFSRKLLRGEHPVIAVYGDASDPSTSGGAISALNQLPAQALQTELRGPLAHLRSTQPPFELRVHRRYNPEGITAYNVVPGLMGIILVMTLVMMTAMAMTRERERGTLENLLATPVKPIEVMMGKILPYVVIGYVQVSMIYIASRVLFDVPMFGSYLLLAGAVLVFIIATLVVGFLFSTVARTQLQAMQMAIFFFLPNIMLSGFMFPFRGMPRWAQWLGECLPVTHFLRVVRGVMLKGSTLADVGHELWPMALFILLVGGLAMRRYRQTLD from the coding sequence ATGCACAAGACAATTTCTGACAAGGCCTTGTCCTGGCGGCGTGTGTGGGCGGTGCTGCGCAAGGAGTTCGTGCAACTCAAGCGTGACCGCCTCACCCTGGCCATGCTGATCGGCATCCCGCTGATCCAACTCATCTTGTTTGGCTACGCCATCAATGGCGACCCCAAGCACCTGCCCACCGTCATCGCCGCCACCGACAACGGCCCCTTGAGCCGCAGCGTGATCCGCGCCATCGAAAACACGGGCTATTTCGACATCCAGGCCGTTGTCAGCGAAACCGAAGCGGAACGCCAGATCAGCGAAGGCCTGGTGCAGTTCGCCATCGTGTTGCCCTCGGACTTCAGCCGCAAGCTGTTGCGCGGCGAGCACCCGGTCATCGCCGTGTATGGCGATGCCAGCGACCCATCCACCTCGGGTGGCGCCATCTCGGCGCTCAACCAGTTGCCCGCCCAGGCCCTGCAGACGGAACTGCGCGGCCCGCTGGCGCACCTGCGCAGCACGCAGCCACCCTTCGAGCTGCGCGTGCACCGCCGCTACAACCCCGAGGGCATCACCGCCTACAACGTGGTGCCAGGCCTGATGGGCATCATCCTGGTCATGACCCTGGTGATGATGACGGCCATGGCCATGACGCGAGAGCGCGAGCGCGGCACCCTGGAAAACCTGCTGGCCACGCCCGTCAAACCCATCGAGGTCATGATGGGCAAGATCCTGCCCTACGTGGTGATCGGCTACGTGCAGGTCTCGATGATCTACATCGCCTCGCGCGTGTTGTTCGATGTGCCGATGTTCGGCAGCTACCTGTTGCTCGCCGGCGCTGTGCTGGTCTTCATCATCGCCACGCTGGTGGTGGGCTTCCTGTTTTCCACGGTCGCGCGCACACAGCTCCAGGCCATGCAGATGGCCATCTTTTTCTTCCTGCCCAACATCATGCTTTCGGGCTTCATGTTCCCGTTCCGGGGCATGCCGAGGTGGGCGCAATGGCTGGGTGAATGCCTGCCCGTCACGCACTTCCTGCGCGTGGTTCGAGGCGTCATGCTCAAGGGTTCGACCCTGGCCGATGTCGGGCACGAACTGTGGCCCATGGCCTTGTTCATCTTGCTGGTGGGCGGCTTGGCGATGCGGCGCTACCGCCAGACGCTGGACTGA